From the Pseudomonadota bacterium genome, the window GTAAGCAAGTTGCGCGAATGTGCTTTGAACCCTGAAAGCGTGTTAGCATCATGAGCGAATTCAGCTATAACAGTCCATTGCAAGCATTCATCAAGGGAATGATTCGTGAGAAACGGTCACTTGGATATACATACGCCGGCAGTGCACGGATGCTCTTCCAATTTGATCAGTTTTGTCTTAAATATGGCTGCGTCGAAGCCGTCATCACTAAAGAGCTTATCCACAGTTGGATCCAGAAGAACCCCAATGAATCACAGGCAACCTTGCGAAATAGAGCCTGTGTGGTTAGGCAACTAGCCCTATATATGACACGACTTGGCATCCAAGCGTATGTGCTGCCTAAAAATACCATTCCAAAGGGGCCTAGATATACGCCTTACATTTTTAGTAGCATGGAAATCGCAGCGTTATTTAAACAAACGGATGCTTGCCATTATTGTGCTGAAGTCCCGTTAAGGCATCGAATCATGCCATTGTTGTTTCGTCTATTGTATGGCTGTGGGTTGCGAATCTCAGAGGCACTTAATCTTAGGTTCCAAGATGTTGATTTGCGTACAGGTGTACTCACCGTCATTGATGGAAAATTCAACAAGGACAGATTGGTTCCCATGTCTTCGGAAAATATCAATCGCTGTTGTGGCTACGTGAAACAAGTGCATTTGTTTTCGGACAAAAATGATTACTTCTTTCCTGCTCCTAATGGGTACTCAGTAACTAAAGGCAATGTGTACAAGAATTTCAGGCGATTTCTTTGGCAAGCCCGAATATCACATGGCGGATGGGGAAAAGGGCCACGGCTGCACGACATACGTCATACATTCGCTGTCCACTGTCTGAGGCAATGGGTGCTTCAAGGAAAGGATTTAGCGGCCTACTTGCCGATTCTAAAAACATACCTGGGTCATGGTTCGTTTAGCGATACCGCCCATTATCTAAGGCTTACTGCTGAATTGTATCCAGATATAACGTTAAAAGTGGAACATGCTTTTGGCGATGTTATCCCCTTAATTGCAGGAGATGATCATGAAACCGACTGATTTTGCAAAAGCACTGTCTCATTATCTAGCCGTTTATCTCCCTGGGCAACGCAACGTTAGCTCAAACACGATCAAATCATATCGGGATACATTCAAGCTGTTTCTGCTCTTCTGTAAACAAGACTGCAATCTATCCATTGAACGACTAACTTTGAGCCGCATCGACAAATCACTTGTTCTTGGTTTTCTAGAGTGGCTTGAGAAAGCCAGACTCAATAGTGTTTCAACAAGAAACCAGCGATTAGCTTGTATTCATGGGTTTTACCGATATATGCAACTCGAAGATCCGGTCGGGTTGTTGTCGTACCAAAAAATCTTATCGATACCGATAAAGAAAACACAACCGCCAACAATAAATCATCTTGCGCCCAATGCATTAAAGCTTATTCTCGCTCAGCCTGATCCGTCGAAAGCCAATGGTCGTCGGGACGTAACGCTGCTTTGCGTATTATACGATACCGGTGCTCGCGTACAGGAGTTAGCGGATCTGAGAGTTGGGGATGTTCGATTGGATCCTCCACCTATCTTGACTCTTACTGGCAAGGGTCGTAAAAAGAGGCAGGTTCCGGTGATGTCAAATACGGCAGCTCTACTCAAACAATACATGGATGAAGCATTCTCGATTCAAGATGGCATACAGGAGCATCCACTATTTTTTAATCGTCAGCACAGAAAAATGACACGAGCGGGTATTTCCTTTATCTTGGATAAGTATGTGTCTCAAGCCAGAGCTAAGTCACCGATAATTCCAAGTAGAGTAACCCCGCATGTTATCAGGCACACAAAAGCAATGCTCCTACTTCAAGCCGGTGTTAACCTGGTCTATATCCGCGACCTTTTAGGACACGTTGATATTGCAACAACAGAAATCTATGCGCGTGCCGATACCGAAATGAAACGAAAAGCACTAGAAAAGGCATATCCAGAGATAGTTACCGAAAATTTACCGCATTGGCAAAAAGATGAGCCTCTACTC encodes:
- a CDS encoding tyrosine-type recombinase/integrase: MSEFSYNSPLQAFIKGMIREKRSLGYTYAGSARMLFQFDQFCLKYGCVEAVITKELIHSWIQKNPNESQATLRNRACVVRQLALYMTRLGIQAYVLPKNTIPKGPRYTPYIFSSMEIAALFKQTDACHYCAEVPLRHRIMPLLFRLLYGCGLRISEALNLRFQDVDLRTGVLTVIDGKFNKDRLVPMSSENINRCCGYVKQVHLFSDKNDYFFPAPNGYSVTKGNVYKNFRRFLWQARISHGGWGKGPRLHDIRHTFAVHCLRQWVLQGKDLAAYLPILKTYLGHGSFSDTAHYLRLTAELYPDITLKVEHAFGDVIPLIAGDDHETD
- a CDS encoding site-specific integrase encodes the protein MKPTDFAKALSHYLAVYLPGQRNVSSNTIKSYRDTFKLFLLFCKQDCNLSIERLTLSRIDKSLVLGFLEWLEKARLNSVSTRNQRLACIHGFYRYMQLEDPVGLLSYQKILSIPIKKTQPPTINHLAPNALKLILAQPDPSKANGRRDVTLLCVLYDTGARVQELADLRVGDVRLDPPPILTLTGKGRKKRQVPVMSNTAALLKQYMDEAFSIQDGIQEHPLFFNRQHRKMTRAGISFILDKYVSQARAKSPIIPSRVTPHVIRHTKAMLLLQAGVNLVYIRDLLGHVDIATTEIYARADTEMKRKALEKAYPEIVTENLPHWQKDEPLLSWLTSL